The Nocardioides panzhihuensis genome has a segment encoding these proteins:
- the sepH gene encoding septation protein SepH, translating into MSSSLRTAIRPPESAKTKHPTRSSTRSVSVCSTAKWSPRRSQKPQMPRPRRMGTPYDAGQWRRVVTTVSRIEKRMSAEGLPLTPGQLEEQAPDEAGPILLRLISVSDDGLRMLLVDDEDREYTADIDDRLRAALEAVSTRRSEQTVNKTPSSSLRPRDIQTRIRAGESAEEVAAVAGTTVEKILAFAGPVLAEREHMAQRAQQASVRRRPGEASSTARTLGEAVGAHFQTMYADPGSVNWDSYRRPDGRWKLTGEYETPERSGIAELIYDIPGNFVELENDDARWLTGEKLEAPVPEPEPVTDDMLAARRRRAQSSTASAPAAPAAPATPPPASPPAAAAKPAPVDVDTPLEAFLGDETPTEKQAPVPAEPEPSAEPVAEPAPVEPTAAAETPAEDEPAEDATQKPAKKSASRRKRASVPSWDEIMFGGGKPE; encoded by the coding sequence ATGTCGAGCTCCTTGCGGACCGCCATCAGGCCGCCCGAGAGCGCGAAGACGAAGCACCCGACCAGGTCGAGCACGAGAAGCGTCAGCGTCTGTTCCACTGCCAAATGGTCGCCTCGCAGGTCCCAAAAACCCCAAATGCCACGACCACGCCGCATGGGCACCCCATACGATGCAGGTCAGTGGCGTAGGGTCGTCACAACCGTATCTAGAATTGAGAAGAGGATGTCAGCCGAAGGATTGCCCCTGACTCCGGGCCAGCTCGAAGAGCAGGCTCCGGATGAGGCTGGACCCATCCTTCTGCGGCTCATCTCGGTCAGTGACGATGGTCTACGCATGCTTCTCGTCGATGACGAGGACCGTGAGTACACCGCCGACATCGACGACCGTCTCCGTGCAGCACTCGAGGCTGTGTCGACCCGCCGATCGGAGCAAACCGTGAACAAGACCCCGAGCAGCAGCCTGCGGCCCCGTGACATCCAGACCCGCATCCGTGCGGGCGAGAGTGCCGAGGAGGTCGCCGCTGTCGCCGGCACCACGGTCGAGAAGATCTTGGCCTTCGCCGGTCCCGTCCTCGCCGAGCGCGAGCACATGGCGCAGCGTGCCCAGCAGGCTTCCGTACGCCGGCGGCCCGGTGAGGCCTCCAGCACCGCCCGCACCTTGGGTGAGGCGGTCGGAGCTCACTTCCAGACGATGTACGCCGACCCCGGGTCGGTCAACTGGGACTCCTACCGGCGTCCCGACGGGCGCTGGAAGCTCACCGGTGAGTACGAGACCCCCGAACGCTCCGGGATCGCCGAGCTGATCTACGACATCCCCGGAAACTTCGTCGAGCTCGAGAACGACGACGCCCGCTGGCTGACCGGCGAGAAGCTCGAGGCCCCGGTTCCCGAGCCGGAGCCGGTCACCGACGACATGCTCGCCGCCCGCCGGCGCCGCGCACAGAGCTCGACCGCTTCGGCCCCGGCTGCACCGGCCGCACCGGCCACCCCTCCCCCGGCGTCTCCGCCCGCTGCGGCGGCCAAGCCGGCTCCGGTCGATGTCGACACTCCGCTCGAGGCCTTCCTCGGCGACGAGACACCGACCGAGAAGCAGGCCCCGGTCCCGGCCGAGCCCGAGCCGTCCGCCGAGCCTGTCGCGGAGCCGGCTCCCGTCGAGCCCACCGCTGCTGCCGAGACCCCGGCCGAGGACGAGCCGGCCGAGGACGCGACCCAGAAGCCCGCCAAGAAGTCGGCCTCGCGGCGTAAGCGCGCCTCGGTGCCCAGCTGGGACGAGATCATGTTCGGCGGCGGCAAGCCGGAGTGA
- a CDS encoding TRIC cation channel family protein, with translation MEQTLTLLVLDLVGCFVFALSGGLMAVRKELDIFGVIVLACVTGLGGGFLRDMAIGATPVAALSDWRYLVVPMTAGLLTFYFHPALGRLGPMINVFDALGLGLFVIAGAVKALDFGLSPLAAAVMGLATGVGGGAIRDVLAGQVPVILRRSVFYAIPAFAGAAIVAFGLFLALPQSLVMAVAFVVCVGWRLLAMWRHWEAPLPRGSASV, from the coding sequence GTGGAACAGACGCTGACGCTTCTCGTGCTCGACCTGGTCGGGTGCTTCGTCTTCGCGCTCTCGGGCGGCCTGATGGCGGTCCGCAAGGAGCTCGACATCTTCGGGGTGATCGTCCTCGCCTGCGTCACCGGCCTCGGCGGCGGCTTCCTGCGCGACATGGCCATCGGGGCGACACCGGTCGCCGCGCTCTCCGACTGGCGCTACCTCGTGGTGCCGATGACGGCCGGTCTGCTGACCTTCTACTTCCACCCGGCGCTGGGCCGGCTCGGGCCGATGATCAACGTCTTCGACGCCCTGGGGCTGGGACTCTTCGTCATCGCCGGGGCGGTCAAGGCGCTCGACTTCGGTCTCTCCCCGCTCGCCGCCGCGGTCATGGGCCTGGCCACCGGCGTCGGCGGCGGCGCGATCCGCGACGTGCTCGCAGGTCAGGTGCCGGTCATCCTGCGCCGCAGCGTCTTCTACGCCATCCCGGCCTTCGCCGGCGCCGCGATCGTGGCGTTCGGCCTGTTCCTCGCCCTGCCCCAGTCGCTGGTGATGGCGGTCGCCTTCGTCGTCTGCGTCGGCTGGCGGCTGCTGGCGATGTGGCGCCACTGGGAGGCGCCGCTGCCGCGGGGGTCCGCGTCGGTCTGA